A region of Catenibacterium mitsuokai DNA encodes the following proteins:
- a CDS encoding ABC transporter ATP-binding protein/permease, whose protein sequence is MIKTRLIKLLSHSKKYIAYTVFWQWIALLAQVTAVFTIADLLGYVLENTLTMSHLKTTFILLLGVIVIRYTCERMSARTSYLASVDVKRILREKIYDKMLKLGASYSEHVSSSEIVQVSTEGVEQLETYFGKYLPQLFYSLLAPITLFIILCRVNFKASIILLICVPLIPMSIVAVQKFAKKLLSNYWSTYTGLGDSFLENLQGLTTLKIYQADKMKAEEMDKESEKFRKITMKVLTMQLNSISVMDIVAYGGAAVGMIIALSEYLHGEINMQGTLCIILLASEFFLPLRLLGSFFHIAMNGMAASDKIFKILDLPETSAGTEVLPESELNIVFNDVHFSYDEDRDILKGIDMTLPQGTFISLVGESGCGKSTIAGILAGKNKGYRGDITIGGVHLNNINEKDLMNHVALVRHNSYLFKGTVEDNLRMACPDATKQELEDALEKVNLLGFLNTQDGINTKLLEKASNLSGGQCQRLAIARALLKKDTSIYIFDEAASNIDIESEELIMNVIHELAKTKTVLLISHRLANVVKSDMIYFLQDGSIKESGTHEELMKQNGAYQHLYESQMALENYGKEGTL, encoded by the coding sequence ATGATTAAAACCAGACTTATAAAACTATTGTCTCACTCTAAGAAATATATAGCCTATACAGTCTTCTGGCAATGGATTGCTTTACTTGCACAAGTCACTGCAGTCTTTACTATTGCGGATTTATTAGGATATGTATTAGAAAACACTCTTACTATGAGTCACCTTAAAACTACATTTATATTATTACTTGGAGTCATCGTCATTCGCTATACATGTGAACGTATGAGTGCCCGTACGTCTTATCTAGCAAGTGTTGATGTAAAACGTATATTAAGAGAAAAGATTTATGATAAGATGCTTAAACTTGGTGCTTCTTATAGTGAACACGTCTCTTCATCTGAAATCGTGCAAGTTTCTACAGAAGGGGTAGAACAGTTAGAAACTTATTTTGGAAAGTATCTCCCACAGTTATTTTATAGCTTACTTGCACCTATTACATTATTTATTATTCTATGTCGTGTGAACTTCAAAGCAAGTATTATTCTATTAATCTGTGTTCCTCTTATTCCTATGTCCATTGTCGCTGTACAGAAGTTTGCGAAAAAACTATTAAGCAATTACTGGTCTACCTATACCGGACTCGGTGATTCATTCCTAGAAAACCTACAGGGTTTAACAACTCTTAAAATCTATCAGGCCGATAAAATGAAAGCTGAAGAAATGGATAAAGAATCTGAGAAGTTCCGTAAGATCACGATGAAGGTTCTCACAATGCAGCTTAATTCTATAAGTGTCATGGATATTGTTGCGTATGGTGGAGCAGCAGTCGGTATGATCATTGCCTTATCAGAATATCTTCATGGAGAAATCAATATGCAAGGAACTCTCTGCATCATCCTTCTAGCCAGTGAGTTCTTCCTCCCGTTAAGATTACTCGGTTCATTCTTCCATATCGCCATGAATGGGATGGCAGCCAGTGATAAGATCTTCAAGATTCTTGATTTACCAGAAACAAGTGCAGGAACAGAAGTATTACCTGAAAGTGAATTAAATATCGTATTCAATGATGTGCATTTCTCATATGACGAAGATAGAGATATTTTAAAAGGGATTGATATGACATTACCTCAAGGCACATTTATTTCTCTTGTGGGAGAATCTGGATGTGGTAAGAGTACAATTGCAGGTATTCTTGCAGGGAAGAATAAAGGCTATAGAGGAGATATTACAATCGGTGGCGTTCATCTCAATAATATTAATGAAAAAGATTTAATGAATCATGTTGCTTTAGTAAGACATAATAGTTATTTATTTAAAGGCACAGTTGAAGATAATCTTCGTATGGCTTGTCCTGATGCTACCAAACAGGAATTAGAAGATGCACTTGAAAAAGTCAATCTTTTAGGTTTTCTCAACACTCAGGATGGTATAAACACAAAACTATTAGAAAAAGCATCTAACTTATCTGGTGGTCAGTGTCAAAGACTCGCTATTGCGCGTGCTTTACTTAAGAAGGATACCTCTATTTATATTTTTGATGAAGCCGCTTCTAATATCGATATTGAAAGTGAAGAACTGATCATGAATGTCATTCATGAATTAGCAAAAACAAAAACAGTACTACTTATTTCTCATAGACTGGCCAATGTAGTAAAGAGTGATATGATCTATTTCTTGCAGGATGGATCAATCAAAGAAAGTGGTACACATGAAGAATTGATGAAACAAAATGGTGCCTATCAGCATCTTTATGAAAGCCAGATGGCTTTAGAAAACTATGGAAAGGAAGGAACTCTATAA
- a CDS encoding amino acid ABC transporter ATP-binding/permease protein, whose translation MNQAKRRSAIQIMGQLIGLVKPLLIFMISAILLGTIGYLCAIFLTILAGQVLAHGLIPQLFFRMKNTRLVYMPIQTIMTIMIVIALLRGILHYLEQYCNHYIAFRLLAIIRHKVFAALQKLCPAKLESRDKGNLISIITTDIELLEVFYAHTISPIAIALLTSLIMVVFIGHYHILAGLLALVAYIVVGVVIPIINGKLGSEEGMAFRTQFGELNSFVLDSLRGLDETIQYGQGEERKKELVRRSQELVDQQEYLSFREGAQRSITNMVILLASFGMLFLTLSLYLNHQLGFEGIITCTLSMMGSFGPVVALSSLSNNLNQTLASGERVLSLLEEKPLVEEIEGDMESSNVFKGALMDHVTFSYEDETILDDYSLKLESGKITGIHGVSGSGKSTLLKLLMRFWDVNQGAITVDEEDIKQIPTKHLRDMESYVTQETHLFHDSIANNIAIAKPDASRAEIMEAAKKASIHDFIMTLPKGYDTEVGELGDTLSGGEKQRIGIARAFLHDAPMILMDEPTSNLDSLNEGIILKSLKESSTQKTIVLVSHRVSTMNIADTVYEMKDGRIS comes from the coding sequence ATGAATCAAGCAAAACGTAGGAGTGCTATTCAAATCATGGGTCAGCTGATTGGCTTAGTTAAACCACTTCTTATTTTTATGATATCTGCGATTCTTCTAGGTACAATCGGTTATCTATGTGCCATCTTCCTAACTATTCTTGCTGGACAGGTGCTTGCTCATGGACTCATTCCACAGTTATTCTTTCGAATGAAAAATACTAGACTTGTCTATATGCCTATTCAAACAATCATGACTATTATGATTGTCATCGCTTTATTACGTGGTATTCTTCATTACCTTGAACAGTATTGCAACCATTATATTGCCTTTAGATTATTGGCTATCATTCGTCATAAGGTCTTTGCAGCATTACAGAAGCTCTGCCCTGCAAAATTGGAATCCCGTGATAAAGGAAATCTTATTTCCATCATTACAACAGATATAGAATTACTTGAAGTATTTTATGCACATACTATTTCACCAATTGCGATTGCTTTGTTGACTTCTTTAATCATGGTAGTCTTTATTGGTCATTATCATATTCTTGCAGGATTACTTGCTTTGGTGGCTTATATTGTTGTGGGCGTTGTTATTCCTATTATTAATGGTAAATTAGGAAGCGAAGAAGGAATGGCTTTTCGTACACAGTTCGGTGAATTAAATAGCTTTGTATTAGATTCATTACGTGGATTAGATGAAACCATCCAGTATGGGCAAGGAGAAGAAAGAAAAAAAGAACTTGTTAGACGTTCTCAGGAGCTTGTTGATCAGCAGGAGTATTTAAGCTTTAGAGAAGGTGCACAGCGCTCTATCACAAATATGGTTATCTTACTTGCTTCATTTGGAATGCTTTTCTTAACATTGTCGCTTTATCTAAACCATCAATTAGGTTTTGAGGGTATTATTACATGTACTCTATCAATGATGGGATCTTTTGGACCAGTTGTTGCTTTATCTAGTCTTTCTAATAACCTGAATCAAACTCTCGCAAGTGGTGAACGTGTTCTTTCATTACTTGAAGAAAAGCCTTTAGTTGAGGAAATAGAAGGGGACATGGAAAGCAGCAATGTATTTAAAGGGGCATTAATGGATCATGTCACTTTCTCTTATGAAGATGAGACAATTCTTGATGATTATTCTTTAAAACTTGAATCAGGAAAGATTACAGGTATCCATGGTGTCAGTGGTTCTGGTAAATCTACTTTACTTAAATTACTCATGCGCTTCTGGGATGTCAATCAAGGAGCCATTACAGTAGATGAAGAAGACATCAAGCAGATTCCTACCAAACATCTTCGTGACATGGAAAGTTATGTCACTCAGGAAACGCATCTATTCCATGATTCAATTGCGAATAATATCGCAATCGCAAAACCTGATGCCTCACGCGCTGAGATTATGGAAGCAGCCAAGAAAGCTTCTATTCATGATTTTATTATGACCTTACCAAAAGGATATGATACAGAAGTAGGGGAATTAGGTGATACATTATCAGGTGGAGAAAAACAGAGAATCGGAATTGCTCGTGCTTTCTTACATGATGCACCGATGATTCTTATGGATGAACCAACATCTAACTTAGATTCACTCAATGAAGGTATTATTTTAAAATCATTAAAAGAATCTTCAACACAAAAAACAATCGTACTCGTTTCTCATAGAGTATCTACTATGAATATTGCAGATACTGTTTATGAAATGAAAGATGGAAGAATTTCTTAA
- a CDS encoding histidinol-phosphatase HisJ family protein produces MLCDYHVHTIYSDDSVYKMEDVIKDGIKKGINELCFTDHVDYGIKRDVDDPLGPVYLNGQPISNVDYPEYYKEYLYLKEKYKDQMTLKFGLEFGIQVHTIPKYEALFKQYPFDFIILSIHQVDDLEFWTGDYQKGRTEKEYYERYYQELYDVVNLYHDYSVLGHMDLIKRYDDHDGYDSFNNHKEMITQILETVIKDGKGIEINTSSVRYEIGDLTPSRDILKLYLKLGGTIITIGSDSHQEDHLGAYIEDTKKELKELGFKQYCTYNQMVPEFHDL; encoded by the coding sequence ATGTTATGCGATTATCATGTACATACTATCTATAGTGATGACTCAGTGTACAAAATGGAAGATGTTATTAAGGATGGCATCAAAAAAGGAATAAATGAATTATGTTTTACTGATCATGTTGATTATGGAATCAAAAGAGATGTAGATGATCCTCTTGGTCCCGTATATCTTAATGGTCAGCCAATTTCTAATGTTGATTATCCTGAATATTATAAGGAATATCTATACTTAAAAGAGAAATATAAAGACCAGATGACTTTAAAGTTTGGATTGGAATTTGGTATTCAAGTACATACCATTCCAAAATATGAAGCTTTGTTTAAACAATATCCTTTTGATTTTATTATTCTTTCCATTCATCAAGTAGATGATCTGGAATTCTGGACAGGAGATTACCAAAAGGGAAGAACAGAAAAAGAATATTATGAAAGATATTATCAGGAGTTATATGATGTCGTGAATCTCTATCATGATTATAGTGTTCTAGGTCACATGGATCTTATTAAACGTTATGATGATCATGATGGTTATGACAGCTTTAATAACCATAAAGAAATGATTACGCAAATTCTTGAGACAGTCATAAAAGATGGCAAAGGAATTGAAATCAACACTTCTTCTGTACGTTATGAGATAGGTGATCTGACACCTTCTAGAGATATCTTAAAGTTATATTTAAAACTAGGTGGTACAATTATTACAATCGGCAGTGATAGTCATCAAGAAGATCATTTAGGTGCTTATATAGAGGATACAAAAAAAGAACTAAAAGAACTCGGCTTTAAACAATATTGTACTTATAATCAAATGGTTCCAGAATTTCATGATTTATAA
- a CDS encoding IS30 family transposase, which yields MNSINISQKAKNKHLNFSHYEFIINSLIQFNASHPGKRNIGKTQFIKELASTVGTTVSNIYSIIKDATISVRDYNLKVHYELSAMAAFEKRSKNHKIPNNSKFEKSKEFISLVEQEVKSNRLSSIDETINYLKLHQPDIIKNMVTVSTKTFYSYVHQGRTSIKPIDLPRMVRRKTKKNWKSYIPKRQKGTSITERPEYIKDREEFGHWEGDLVTGPRDGQNGAYLTLIERKTRFYYMIPISAKSSKQVYMQINKLHKFYGDSFKDIFKSITFDNGSEFSRWKDIEQKPKSKEKRTTVYFGRPYHSCDRASNENCNGLIRYFIKKGTDINTIDKETTIDINNKINQKKRKILGYLSSEELFLNELAKLNVTGNTIFYKN from the coding sequence ATGAACAGCATTAATATATCACAAAAAGCAAAAAATAAACACCTTAATTTTTCTCATTATGAATTCATCATCAATTCGTTGATTCAGTTCAATGCTTCCCATCCTGGTAAGCGTAACATTGGTAAGACTCAATTCATTAAAGAGTTAGCTTCTACTGTAGGTACTACTGTCTCTAATATATATTCTATCATCAAGGATGCCACTATCTCTGTTAGAGATTACAATCTCAAGGTTCATTATGAACTTTCTGCCATGGCTGCATTTGAAAAGAGATCCAAGAATCATAAGATTCCAAATAACTCTAAATTTGAAAAATCAAAAGAGTTCATCTCTCTTGTCGAACAGGAAGTAAAATCAAATAGATTATCCTCTATTGATGAGACCATAAACTATTTAAAGCTTCATCAGCCAGATATTATAAAGAATATGGTGACTGTGTCTACTAAAACATTTTACAGCTATGTCCACCAGGGAAGAACATCCATCAAACCTATTGATCTTCCACGCATGGTCAGAAGAAAGACAAAGAAGAACTGGAAGTCATACATTCCAAAAAGACAGAAAGGCACTTCCATTACCGAAAGGCCTGAATATATCAAGGACAGAGAAGAATTCGGACACTGGGAAGGTGATCTAGTTACTGGACCTAGAGATGGACAGAATGGTGCATATCTTACTCTGATTGAAAGAAAGACACGCTTCTATTATATGATTCCTATCTCTGCCAAATCTTCAAAGCAGGTCTATATGCAGATAAACAAGCTTCATAAGTTCTATGGTGATAGCTTTAAGGATATCTTTAAATCAATCACCTTTGATAACGGTAGTGAGTTTTCTAGGTGGAAGGATATAGAACAGAAGCCAAAATCAAAAGAGAAAAGAACCACTGTCTATTTTGGTAGACCCTATCATTCATGTGACAGAGCCTCAAATGAGAACTGCAATGGACTTATAAGATATTTCATTAAGAAAGGAACTGATATTAATACAATTGATAAGGAGACAACTATTGATATAAACAATAAAATAAACCAGAAGAAAAGAAAGATACTTGGATATCTTTCTTCTGAAGAACTATTTCTTAACGAACTAGCTAAACTTAATGTAACTGGTAATACTATTTTCTATAAAAACTAA
- a CDS encoding ribonuclease J, with product MKHNNVKIMPLGGQAEVGKSMYSIEVNGKIFIIDAGYRFPDLDKLGVDIIIPSFDYLIERKKDIVAIIITHAHNDVMAALPYLLNAVQGVPVYAPSLTADLIEMMIDHYQRHQKKNLHMELIRVRRDDSIKIAGIPVEFFPETHSIPGSVGVAIWTPDGYVVYGGEFIIDFGSPEGFRCNIQKMMEIGKKGVLALMVESSGASNPGYTSPNHKLTNKIESMFEDASGRIIISSYAQNVFRTKEIVELTKKYHRQIVFYGRDKYDQTNSIIRLERTTHKPVITVPSKYLGKKENVGIPAKDSSYVILLSGAPNTIYSDICDILDGGDELLKIREGDTFIVASPVLPGTEKIANKAQNDLFRTPADVHILKNKQLPSMHASIEDIKVFIQLFNPKYYVPIKGEYRRFVANAHIANEMGIDNDHIVILDNGEKCTFKNGQLEEGREVIEIEDVMIDGIGVGDVGEKVIDDRIQLSNDGIVVVGVTIDARTKEIIAQTDCQTRGFVYLKDSGYVIKEIINICEGVVSKLKDDPQVDVQDIRNEMKELSMRYIMKETGKKPVFIGVVVEI from the coding sequence ATGAAACACAATAATGTTAAAATCATGCCTCTAGGTGGTCAGGCCGAAGTAGGCAAGAGTATGTACAGTATAGAAGTTAATGGAAAGATCTTCATCATTGATGCTGGTTATCGTTTCCCAGATTTGGATAAACTTGGTGTTGATATTATCATTCCAAGTTTTGATTATTTAATTGAAAGAAAGAAGGATATTGTTGCTATTATTATTACACATGCACATAATGATGTAATGGCTGCACTTCCTTACTTATTGAATGCAGTTCAGGGTGTTCCTGTCTATGCACCTAGTTTAACAGCCGATTTAATTGAAATGATGATTGATCATTATCAGAGACATCAGAAAAAGAATCTTCATATGGAATTGATTCGTGTAAGACGTGATGATTCTATTAAGATTGCAGGTATTCCAGTAGAATTCTTCCCTGAAACACATTCTATTCCAGGAAGTGTTGGTGTTGCTATCTGGACACCTGATGGATATGTTGTTTATGGTGGAGAATTTATTATTGATTTTGGTTCTCCTGAAGGATTTAGATGTAATATCCAAAAGATGATGGAAATTGGTAAGAAAGGCGTTCTTGCCTTAATGGTTGAATCTTCAGGAGCAAGCAATCCTGGTTATACTTCACCAAATCATAAACTTACAAATAAGATTGAATCTATGTTTGAAGATGCATCTGGTAGAATTATTATTTCTTCTTATGCCCAGAATGTCTTTAGAACAAAAGAAATTGTCGAACTCACTAAAAAGTATCATCGTCAGATTGTCTTCTATGGACGTGATAAATATGACCAGACAAATAGTATTATTCGTCTAGAAAGAACGACACATAAGCCTGTTATTACTGTTCCAAGTAAATATCTTGGCAAGAAAGAAAATGTTGGTATTCCCGCTAAGGATTCAAGTTATGTTATCCTTTTGAGTGGTGCACCTAATACTATTTATAGTGATATTTGTGATATTCTTGATGGTGGCGATGAATTATTAAAGATCAGAGAAGGCGATACGTTTATTGTTGCTTCTCCAGTACTACCTGGTACTGAAAAGATTGCGAATAAAGCTCAGAATGATTTATTCAGAACACCAGCAGATGTTCATATTCTTAAGAATAAACAATTACCTTCAATGCATGCATCTATTGAAGACATTAAAGTATTTATTCAGCTATTTAACCCTAAATACTATGTACCAATTAAAGGTGAATACCGTCGTTTTGTAGCCAATGCACATATCGCAAATGAAATGGGTATTGATAATGATCATATTGTGATTTTAGATAATGGTGAAAAGTGTACTTTCAAAAATGGACAACTTGAAGAAGGCAGAGAAGTTATTGAAATCGAAGATGTCATGATTGATGGTATCGGCGTTGGAGATGTGGGTGAAAAGGTTATTGATGACCGTATTCAGTTATCTAATGATGGTATTGTTGTTGTAGGTGTCACTATTGATGCACGCACAAAAGAAATTATTGCCCAGACAGACTGTCAGACTCGAGGATTTGTTTATTTAAAAGATTCTGGTTATGTCATCAAAGAAATCATTAACATCTGTGAAGGCGTTGTCTCTAAGTTAAAAGATGATCCCCAGGTGGATGTTCAGGATATACGTAATGAGATGAAAGAACTATCTATGCGTTATATTATGAAAGAAACAGGGAAAAAACCTGTATTTATTGGTGTTGTAGTAGAAATCTAA
- a CDS encoding FtsK/SpoIIIE family DNA translocase gives MAEKKTKKPKKAPVSKQPKKEENKSNKIKTRLIALFLLFIFFISICQLGIVGRFFHTLMVYIFGSMMIYPILIILSIISAYFVVKGESPKWKGPQTVGLIMMIIGILLICTYVGNMHSTGSMNNYIKHDGVTSGGLIGSLLYAPLSALFSPIGTLIFGIILLLAGLVLFSSKYIHQYKIKQNEQEAQNAVEVFENKKEKTKVKDFFAPKQKEKGFFPDKVFEEKEPLKEPDIDLTFNQKSMRLDIEKKRPKKMEYKDGVYQLPSFDLLNPIRNTGNLSEEAKHAKSTGKILENMFEEFGVNANVVHLYIGPTVTKFEIKLEAGTRVNRILQLQDDIQLALAAKEIRIEAPIPGKPYVGIEVPNKTAAMVPFNEVYQLSMRDHTWGNKLAVPLGKDVSGNLIVAELNKMPHLLIAGATGSGKSVCVNSIITSILMKATPDEVRLILVDPKKVELSNYNGVPHLLSPVVTDPKKAAGVLQQVVAEMERRYEVFADNGQRNMESYNVYAKKFNEKAKEEDKKEIMPYHVVILDEVADLMMVASKTVEDCIMRISQMARAAGIHLIVATQRPSTDIITGVIKANIPSRIAFAVSSSVDSRTILDATGAEKLLGKGDMLFSPMGSSSPVRVQGAFVADEEVSRVVEFVSKQMDANYDDNYVNAKEVSNGSSSVNDSLNDTEEEYEECREFVIKEQRASTSLLQRRFRIGYNKAARIMDQLEQNGVIGPQIGSKPREVYIRGYSEEDI, from the coding sequence ATGGCTGAAAAGAAAACAAAAAAGCCTAAAAAAGCACCTGTATCAAAACAGCCGAAAAAAGAAGAAAATAAATCTAACAAGATAAAAACAAGATTAATTGCTTTGTTTTTATTATTTATATTCTTTATAAGCATATGTCAATTAGGAATCGTAGGTAGATTTTTCCATACACTTATGGTTTATATTTTTGGTAGTATGATGATTTATCCAATTCTTATCATACTTTCTATTATATCTGCTTATTTTGTTGTTAAGGGTGAGTCTCCTAAATGGAAGGGACCTCAGACAGTAGGACTGATTATGATGATTATTGGTATACTGCTTATTTGTACATATGTGGGTAATATGCATTCAACAGGTAGTATGAATAATTATATAAAGCATGATGGTGTGACAAGCGGAGGTCTTATCGGATCATTATTATATGCTCCTTTAAGTGCTTTATTTTCTCCTATTGGAACTCTTATTTTTGGTATTATTTTGCTGCTAGCTGGTCTTGTATTATTCTCTAGTAAGTATATTCATCAATACAAAATAAAGCAGAATGAACAGGAAGCACAAAATGCAGTAGAAGTGTTTGAAAATAAGAAAGAGAAAACTAAAGTCAAAGATTTCTTTGCCCCTAAACAGAAAGAAAAAGGATTCTTCCCAGATAAAGTATTTGAAGAGAAAGAACCTTTAAAGGAACCGGATATTGACCTCACTTTCAATCAAAAGAGCATGCGTCTTGATATTGAAAAGAAGAGACCTAAAAAGATGGAATACAAAGACGGTGTTTATCAGCTTCCTTCATTTGATTTACTGAATCCTATTCGTAATACCGGCAATTTATCAGAAGAAGCCAAACATGCAAAAAGTACAGGCAAGATTCTTGAAAACATGTTTGAAGAATTCGGTGTCAATGCGAATGTAGTACATCTCTATATTGGACCCACTGTTACTAAATTTGAAATCAAGTTAGAAGCAGGAACACGAGTTAATCGAATATTACAGTTACAAGATGACATTCAGCTTGCTTTAGCTGCAAAAGAAATTAGAATTGAAGCACCTATTCCAGGCAAGCCTTATGTAGGTATCGAAGTACCTAATAAAACAGCAGCTATGGTTCCATTTAATGAAGTCTATCAGCTTTCTATGCGTGATCATACATGGGGTAATAAGTTAGCTGTTCCACTTGGTAAAGATGTATCTGGTAACTTGATTGTTGCAGAGCTCAATAAGATGCCTCATTTACTTATTGCAGGAGCGACTGGTTCAGGTAAATCAGTCTGTGTGAATTCTATTATTACTTCTATTCTTATGAAAGCAACACCAGATGAAGTAAGACTCATTCTTGTTGACCCTAAAAAGGTTGAATTATCTAACTATAATGGCGTACCTCATTTATTATCTCCTGTTGTCACTGATCCTAAAAAAGCAGCTGGAGTATTACAGCAGGTTGTTGCAGAAATGGAAAGACGTTATGAAGTGTTCGCAGATAATGGACAGCGTAATATGGAATCTTATAATGTCTATGCAAAGAAGTTTAATGAAAAAGCCAAAGAAGAAGATAAAAAAGAAATCATGCCTTATCATGTTGTCATCCTAGATGAAGTAGCTGATTTAATGATGGTCGCTTCTAAAACAGTAGAAGACTGTATTATGCGTATTTCACAGATGGCACGTGCGGCAGGTATTCATCTTATTGTCGCAACACAAAGACCATCTACTGATATTATTACTGGTGTTATCAAAGCGAATATTCCATCACGTATTGCTTTTGCAGTGTCTTCAAGTGTTGACTCACGTACAATATTAGATGCCACAGGAGCTGAAAAACTGCTTGGAAAAGGGGATATGCTCTTTAGTCCAATGGGTTCTAGCTCACCAGTACGTGTACAGGGTGCTTTTGTGGCAGATGAAGAAGTGAGTCGTGTTGTAGAGTTTGTTTCTAAACAGATGGATGCAAACTATGATGATAATTATGTCAATGCGAAAGAAGTATCAAATGGCAGCTCTTCAGTCAATGATTCTTTAAATGATACAGAAGAAGAATATGAAGAATGCCGTGAATTTGTCATTAAAGAACAACGTGCAAGTACTTCTTTATTACAAAGAAGGTTCAGAATTGGCTATAATAAAGCAGCTCGTATCATGGATCAGTTAGAACAAAATGGTGTTATTGGTCCACAGATAGGTTCTAAACCAAGGGAAGTTTATATTCGAGGTTATAGCGAAGAAGATATTTAG
- a CDS encoding BMP family lipoprotein: MKKLMASAVVLSMVLVGCGSGKDSKKPEIALVTDSGGINDKSFNQSAWEAVKEYGTKNDKGYKYYKPASFDTAGYKDQIKNAVDNGAKVVVLPGFKFAAALGTIQNEAKYKNVKFIAIDFTPTDEKDNPVDIAKNVYCATYKEQQPGYLAGYAAVKDGYTKIGFMGGMALPAVINYGYGFLQGANAAAKEMKVNVSAKYTYVNNFNESPEIKTKATGWYNSGTEVIFSCGGQICNSVFAAAEDTNKKSIGVDSDQKDDSKTVITSAMKGVKQTVFDEITNAYNNKFEGGAHLLGAEDNYIGLSSDFSRLKKFKKADYDKVFKEVKDEKIKILTNADVDPNAKGDPNTKVLKDTLTNVTVSYEN, encoded by the coding sequence ATGAAAAAGCTTATGGCATCTGCTGTAGTACTTTCAATGGTACTCGTTGGCTGCGGTTCAGGTAAAGATTCTAAAAAACCAGAAATCGCTTTAGTCACTGACTCTGGAGGAATTAACGATAAGTCGTTCAACCAGTCAGCTTGGGAAGCGGTAAAAGAGTATGGAACTAAGAATGATAAAGGTTATAAATATTATAAACCTGCTTCATTCGATACTGCTGGTTATAAGGATCAGATCAAGAACGCTGTTGACAATGGTGCAAAAGTCGTTGTTTTACCAGGATTCAAATTCGCTGCTGCATTAGGAACTATTCAGAATGAAGCAAAATATAAGAACGTTAAGTTCATTGCGATTGACTTCACACCTACTGATGAAAAAGACAATCCTGTTGACATTGCGAAAAATGTTTACTGTGCAACTTATAAGGAACAGCAGCCAGGTTATTTAGCTGGCTATGCTGCTGTAAAAGATGGCTACACAAAGATTGGTTTCATGGGTGGTATGGCACTTCCTGCAGTAATTAACTATGGTTATGGTTTCTTACAGGGTGCTAACGCTGCTGCAAAGGAAATGAAGGTAAACGTTAGTGCAAAGTATACTTACGTTAATAACTTCAATGAATCTCCAGAAATCAAAACTAAAGCTACTGGATGGTATAATAGCGGAACTGAAGTTATCTTCTCTTGTGGTGGTCAGATTTGTAACTCTGTCTTCGCAGCTGCAGAAGATACTAACAAGAAGTCTATTGGTGTAGATAGTGACCAGAAAGATGATTCTAAGACTGTTATCACTTCAGCTATGAAGGGTGTTAAACAGACTGTATTTGATGAAATCACTAATGCTTACAACAATAAGTTTGAAGGTGGCGCTCATTTATTAGGTGCAGAAGATAACTATATTGGACTTTCATCTGATTTCTCAAGATTAAAGAAATTCAAGAAAGCTGATTACGATAAAGTATTCAAAGAAGTAAAAGATGAAAAGATAAAAATCCTAACTAATGCGGATGTAGATCCAAATGCAAAAGGTGATCCAAATACAAAAGTATTAAAGGATACTTTAACTAACGTAACAGTATCTTACGAAAATTAA